TCAAGTTAAGCTGTGGAATTCTTTcaccttttctgtatgtttgaacttttttttttttttttttgtaattttggagaagaaaaaatacagagcAGTGGGAAGGACCCCCGAGGCTGGCTCCCCGGGGTCAAAGCAGCTCCACCCCCTTAACCCCTAGGTGTCCAGTGAGGACGTACCGGTCCAGCCAGCCTGCTCCTCCTTGACCTAAGCCTGTCTCTGGCCCTGCGTTTGAGATCCCTGCTCTCCACCAATAGAAAGGCCTGGATCCTCTCCACTTCCTGACTGGTGCCCGTGGAGTCCGGTtgactccctccttccctccaaggCCCCTAAGTGGGGAACATATTAGTCCCTGGGGTAGGGTTTGTCATTTAACAAAACATGTCCTATGATATAGCATCCTTCtatgttttgggggaaaaaaaccccatcgAAATGTCACTTGAAATATGGAGGACTTGAAAGTAAAGCACTAGAGATAAGCGATCATTATCAACGGGGCGGGGAGGTGAGAGtgaggggtggcagggagggaagaagcaTTTAGAAATCTAaaggtggagggcttccctggtggcgcagtggtttaaaatctgcctgccaatgcaggggacacgggttcgagccctggtccgggaagatcccacatgccgcggagcaactaggcccgtgagccacaattactgagcctgtgcgtctggagcctgtgctctgcagcaagagaggccgcgatagtgagaggcccgcgcaccacgatgaagattgcccccacttgccgcaactagagaaaaccctcgcacagaaacgaagacccaacacagccataaataaaataaaataaaataaaaattaaaaacaaacaaaaaaagaaatctaaaggtGGAGAACCTTCTCTCACCGCTGGGGAGCGAGGCAGGGCTGGCTCGGGACAGGGTGGTGGCTTCCTCCGGGATCTTGGTGGTTCCCAAAGCACAGAACTGGGTCAGGGTCCGAAGGGCGTAGAGCCAGGATTCGTCGTAAGAACCGTTGGGAACTGAGGGAACcctggtggggggggtgggggggtgggggaagggtctgGTCCTGAGGTGGATTCCCTTCCTCCTCAATTCCTTCACTGAATGAAACTTGCCGGCCCTATCTGCCTCCCTCGAATTCGGATTGCGAACTCACGGCGGACCCGAGGAGAGCTCAGGAGTTCTTTTCAACTTCTAGCCATGCACTTtggtgttgggggtaggagtcgGAGATGCAGAGATGGGTCGCATCTTCTCCTGCCGTCTATTTCTCCCGTCGGCCTGAATGCAAGTCTGGGGATGGGTGTATTGCCCACGAGGGGGCAGGGTTTCCCTTGGGGCTCCTAGGAGCTTGGCTCTCCCGCCTCTGCCTTTCTGGGCCCGCGCAGGGTGACGGGTGGGGGACCCGGGCTCCAGGGAGCTGAGCACAAAGTCGGGAGCTAAGAGGCAGTGCAGCGGCTCCAGGCGAGTCCGCGGAGATGGCAGCCGCTGTCCAGCGCCTGCCTGGTGTCTCATTTGTCCTTTTAAAGACGGGAAGGACGGAGCTGGTGCAGCGTGacgctccctccttcccttccactgCAGAAGTCAGGGCTTTTTCTGAAGGTTACAGACCGAGCTCCGACTCAGATCGTACCCGAAGGTGGGTGGACCTGCGGAGGAGTAGCCGAGGCGGGGCAAGGGCGATGAACAGTCAGTTCTCCGGGCCTGGGAGGCATCAGAGGGCGTAGAGGGACGGGAAACTGAGAATCCTCTGATCAGCTCTGGATCCTGACTCGCGACAATAGAGACAAAGGGGCATCAGGTGGGTGACAGCGGACATCTTAAATGGCCCGTTCAAATCGTCAGAGCCGCAGGCGGCCGAGGGGACCCAATTTTATCCCGCTTGCGCTTCCACACTTGTTGGATGGCTGCAGAAGCAGGCGGTGCGAGGTCACCTCTGTCGCAGGCACGCGCTCAGGGGTGCTCTGCACACACAGGCAAGCACACGCATTCATCAAAGCTCTCACAAGACATAGATacagcctcccacccccaaccccgcaCATCTTCGTGTAGGCGCTCTCTCTCACACAAGCACACACTGACCCACGCAGTGGCAGCGGGCAGGGAGAAATGGCCACTGTGCGTAGGCATTCTCCCCGTTCTTTCCTATGCTCCCATCGCACCTGGAGAAATCATTCCAAATGAGGCCTCTGCCTTGGTGGGAGAGATCAAGAGCCTCCCATCGTGGCTTCTCTCCCACTGAGAGTGGCCTAGCCTTCCTGAGCTCCCAGATTCCATCTAGAGAGTCTGACCATGATCCATACCAATGTACCCAGGACTGGCACCCCTGGAAGCAACAGGAGGGCTGCCCTTGCAGTAGGATCTGCATAAAAAAGGACAGGGTCCTCTGGGTAATTTAAGCAAACACATTCTCAAACAGGCTGCTCAAGaaaaggggaggctgggacataAACGGCTCTGCCTGGTGAATCTAAACAGCCAGATCTCTTCACTGTGGCTGTGTAAACCCCACCTTGGACTTGAGGGGGGTTCTCCAGGGTGAGAGGTGCCTGGGATGCTAGGTTGGCAAACCCTGGGAAATACACAACGGCCCTGCTGACTTCCTTTGTAGCTCTCTTCACAGCCGGCAGTCATACTGTGGCCTTCAGAGTCCCAATCTATTGCCTGTCTCTCCTctgctagactgtaagctccaggagggcaaggCTGAGTTTGGCAGCCTGCACGGTCCCAGACCTGGTGGGctgtctataaatatttgttgaacaactCTGTAGGGCTTTTGTACATAAGCAaaaccttttcttcctctttattttagGATTGGAGTTCGAGAGCGTCCACCAAATTCTCAGATGGATCCAACCCCCGGGGAAAGATCTGGGCGGGGGGAAGCCTAGTCCTGGCGGCTGGGGAGCCAAGGCCACACCGAAACCGTGGGCGCACCACCACGTGCTCCTTTGCCTGAGTCCCCCAAGTACTCAGAAAGCCTCCCTTTGGTGCTGAGCACCCCTCACTCTCCCCGGAGCTCTCCAGGGACTCTTTAACTACAACTGCTTATCCATCCCCACTTGCTTCACGGGGTGGGCCAGGGCTGGTTCCCTCGCCACCCAGCGCCAGGATTCCCGCGGGTGCGAAAATGCAGAACTGAGACAGGGCCGCGAGcgcctttgtttcttctttatttgcGGATATAATTATGCACCGCACTCTAAAttagagaaagatttttttttctgatatacatTTCATCTTATTCACCACGAGCACACCACACGCACAGCAGAACAGTTCCACAACCTGATAAATTGCACAAGATGAGTTTGGATTCCTGAAAACCGGCAAGCAAGTCGGCCCCGCCGGGGCTTCTCGCTTCCCCGCTTCGGCGAAGGAAATCGCCCACCCGAAACGGATTTCCCGGCCAGCCTTTCCCGCTGAAGGGTTGAAATGTCTCCGGAATGGGAATCGTTCTTGCTGGAAATGGCTAGACTCTGCAGATTCCAAGCACTGATGGCTGTGAAATGTGCCTGCAAGGTCAAGTTTCTGCGCCTGCAAGTTgtgccccctctccctcccttcccccccctCGGTGACAGGGACCGAAGTGTCGGGGCCCCTCCTGGAAGGACAGAAAACCCTGCCCACAGATGCGCCGCCGCCTCCCCCGAAACCAGGGTGTTGTGGAAAAGAAAGGACAACAGAAACGCAGACGCAATGGATTGTGGATCCCTATCCCCTCCCGCCCCCAACCCCCAAAATCAGAAACGGGGAGCCAGAGATGTTTAAAGCTTGGCTTCCCAAGCGCGGCTGCAGGGCGCACGGgtttgttgggggaggggtgggtgggcagcGGGGAGAGCGCGGGAGGGTGGCCGGGGCTGGCCCTAGTGCCCTAGTCCTCCGCGTTGGTTCGGTAGGCCTCAATGAGGCCCTCCAGCGAGTGCACGAAGCCGGACACGCTGCAGATGCCGCCGATGACGAAGATGGCGACGTCGAAGAAGACCTGGTGCCACAGCAGCTTGCGCCAGAGCAGGCGCAGGTGGAAGAGGCTGGGCAGGAGGAAGCAGAGGCCGGCGCCCGTGAGGCTGCCGGTGAGGCCCATAAGCAACGCGAAGTGCGGCACGTAGATGGCCATGAGCAGCGTGAAGACGACCAGCGCGCAGCGTAGCGTCAGGCCCCACGACTTGAGGCGCCCGTCACCGCCGTAGCAGGCGGGAAAGAAGGCGCGGCTGCCTTCCTGGAAGAGCGACTTCTCCAGCACCTCGACAGCAGCGAAGAAGGGCAACGGGTAGGACAACAGGGCCTTGGCCACCAGGAAGATGTTGACCACGGCGCGGATGGAACCGGGCAGGTTATCCGTGATGACCTCCTTGGTCTCATCGGCCCAGGTGAGGTAGGCGACGAGCGCGAAGAGGCCTTTGAGCACGCAGGCGGCGATGTGCGTCCAGTTCATCATGCAGTGGAACTCGCTGGGCTGCTGCATGTTGCCCTCCAGCGAAGGCAGGAAGATCTGCGACGTGTAGCTGAACACGATGATGCCAATGGAGATGGGAAACTTCTTGACGTCGATATAGAACTTGACCTTCTCCCAGGCCCAATCGCGCGCCCTTGATAAGCAGTAGGCAATGACCAGAATGTTGATGACGAAGTGGGCCAAAGTGCACAGCAGGCTGAACCTGGACACGGCCTTGAGGTTCTTAAGGAAGGCGCAGGGCAGCAGCGCCGCCGTGGCGATGATGGACCAGGACTTCTGCGACACGGGCAGCCCTGGGAAGCTGTTGTACATGAGGTTGCCGCTCACCACCACGTACAGGATGCAAGTCATCACCAGCTCGATGATCTGCGCCACGTTCACTACGCGGCCGCCCAGCGTGGGGAAGCGCGGAGCGCAGCAAGCGTTGGCGATGGCCACATACGAGTCCCGCACGCGTACCACCTCGCCGTCTTCGTTCTCCTCGTACAGGCATGCGATGAGGATCTTGCCAGTGTAGCAGCACACCACGGCGGCGAAGATGATGAGGAACAATCCCAGGTAGCCGCCGTGCAGGATGGCGTAGGGCAGGCCCAGCACGAACATGCCCTGCGGAACGAAAAGACAACCAGACCCGGGAGCTCAGTGGATGCTGTATCGGAATACGGGGTCTGGGAGAGTGACTTAAGGGTATAGCCGGAAGGGGGCGCTAAGTGTGAACTGGGCCTAAGCCACTGGGAGGAGAGGGTAAGGATAGGCTGGAGTGGAGGTGTAGAGCGGTCTAATGGGGAGCCTGGGTATTGAGTCAGAGGTGGAGAAGGGGGTGTTTAAGGATGGAACTGAGAAGGAGAGGTGTGCTTAATGGCTGGGAGGTAGGGAGGGGGCTGAGTAAGGGGTCAAGCCGCAAAGAGGGAAGGGGTACGAGGAGATACCTGGGGGTGGTTCGGAAAAAGatgaggaggggctggagggggttGACCGGAAAAGGACGAGGAGAAAGGTAGAGAGCTGGGCCTGAGCCACTAGGAAAAGGGGATGCAGAGTCTAAGGTGGGGCTGGAATGGGGTGCAAGGAAGCCAATGAGGGGAACGCAGGTGCCTAAGGGTCGAACTGGAGAGGGAAACCGTTGAAAGCGGCAGCGGGAGAGAAAGGAGACGGGGTAGGGAGGAAGGGGGGCTGAGCGTGGGGCAAGTGGCAGGGAGGCAAGACCAGTGGGAACGTGGGGTTTGCTAGCGAAGGGCTTTGGGTGGGGTGAGGCCAGAGGCGTGGGGACGGGGAGAAAGGGTTGGGCAGTCTTAGGGCCAGGCCAAAACTGGGGCGGAGAGACCGATCCCTAAGGAAGGGGACTAAGTGGTAGAGGCGAGCAGGATTAGGGGCCTACGGGGAAAGCGCAAGCGCTTTGTGAACGGCGAACCCAAGCGAGAGTCAATACCCAGAACCTGCGGGAACGGGCGGGCAGAGCTGTGGAAGAAGGATTTAGAATCCACGTAGGGAAGCAAAGCTAACGAAATCCAGGGTTCCCGAGGCTTGCAGGCCTCCAGCCTTCCACCCTGGCCTCCATCAAGGCCTACGGAACGGGGTCTTTAAAGATGCCCCAGGTGAAGTCGGGGGCGGCAACCGAAGCTGGTGCGTGCCCCCGGTCCCTGGTTGCGCTTGGCCGTCCGGCCCGGCCCTGGAGCGGAAGGCGCCTCGGGTCGGGTCACTTACTGAGCAGGGCCCCGAGGAGCCCCGCGGAGCCCGGGTCCCGGGACAACCCCATCTCGGCCTCCAGCTCCCAGGAAACCCACGTTCTGCGCCCCAACGACCTGTACGCTCCGGGGACGCCGAGGGTGGGAGATGGGAGGCAAGCCGCAGGGCCCGGGGACGCGTGGGGCGGAGGCCCTCTCTGCCCCTCGAGCTGCGGCCTGCTCACCTTCTCCAGCTCCCGGGGTCGTTGTGCAGGTTCCAAACCCGCTCCCGGCGGAGTCCGGCGCCGCCTGGTGGGGACTGAGGGTTGAGAGTAGGGGTGACAGGGTGGCGGGCCTGGAGACCAGAGGCGGTTCAGAGCATCTGGAGGCGGCTTCTCCAGGGTCACACGCAGAGGAGCTTTTTGCGGTGTAGCCGGGATTTCGAGCGAGAGGGGTGTCTGTGTGCAGGTAGCGCTGAGGTACCAGGGACCATAATGTGCTTGTGTGgtcatacatatatgtgtgtgtgtgtgtgcatgtttgtgtatACCTGTTTGTCCCCGACAGGGCTGCACCTGAGAGCGGGTGGATCCTGTATGCATgagtttgtgtatgtgtgcatgtgttatGTTCAGACGGGTTTATGTGTGTGCCCTTGGTATGTACAGGTATGTGTTTCTGTGTGGGGGAGGTGTAGGGGTGTATGAAGGTGCATTTGAGGATAATTCTGTGGTCTATATATAGGTGTATATTGTGTGCACCTGTGACCAGCGTTTCTTCGGGGGAGGGGGGCTGTGAGCATGTGTGCCTGACTATGTGCATGCGCGCTGTCTATGCGTGTGTGTCTTGTGTGTcgggggaggagactcccagctcAGATCTTTCCCCCTCTCCTTTTCTGCCGAAAATGCAGCTGTGAATCCATTCCGGAGTCCCAGGCCATACTGTTCCCTCCAATCctgattttctttctccctcacccctccccactccccctcctccTGTTTTCCTCGCTTCGGCAGGGTCTCCGGGAAAGCGTCTCTAACCGAACCTCAGCCTAGCTGTCCGGCGGCCGGGGATGCGGGAGGGGGccggatggggggtggggagacacCACCTGGGGACGTAGATCCCCGCGCAGGGCTGGAAGGGATGGGGGCAGGCGAGATTCCTGGTACAGGAAGGGGTCTTGAGGCTGAGATCTCCAGGGGACTCTACTGCGAGTAGAGCCTGGTGCGCAGATctggggggggtggggcggggagagaggcagagctgggaatcCCGCGCTCACCTGGATAGCGTTGGTCACGTTCCAGCCCGCCTCCCACGCCGTGATCTTGGGCTTGTCGTGGCCCCCGAACTCGCCACCAGCTCCCAGGGACTGGTCCTTGGAGCCCGAGGGCGGCAGGGGCGCGCCACCGCCTCGCTGGTAATGGATGTCTCCTTCGACGGGCGGTTCAGCGCCCTCGTCCCCGCAGGGCTCGCCCTCGGTTTTCAGGATGTCCATCTGCAGGCCCTGACGGTGCTCAAAGTCGAGGTCGTCGCAGTGCGCGAAGCCCACCGCCTCCTCGTCGGTGGCAGCCTGAAAACCCATCCTGGCGAACATGCCGCTCACCTTGGCCTGGGACTTGTTGGATACGGACGTGGCCACGTTGGACAGCTTGCTGCGGAGCAGGGTGGCCATGGCGGCAGCGGGGCCCGAGAAAAGAACAGAAGGGGCTGGGGACGCGGGGGACGCACGGCAAGGCGGTGAGGGCCACGGGGGCGCGAGACCGCTATCTTCGCTCGCTTTCCCCGCGGCGCCCCGGGGCGCTCTGGCTCATGACCCCCTCGGCTGGCGTCTGAGGCTCGCTCAAGGCCGACCCGGAGGGCGGGCAGCGGGGCTGGCGGAGCGGCGGTGGCGAGTGCACTGCGGAGCTGCAGCGGGGCGCGGGCTGGGCTGCGGagggcggcggtggcggcggcggcggcggcggcgtcaGAGCATCTACGCGAAGCTGGCGCGGCGCCCCCAACCGCGCGCAGCCCAAAGCGCTCCCGCCCCTCAGAATCTGGCGGGggcggaggggctggggagggagaaaCTCCGGGAGGTAAAAGGAGTGAGgagagggcaaggagaagagaaagggggcACCAAGGGACTCCGGAGAACCGAGATGGGGACAGGAGAAGGGCGCCCACGGAAGGGAGCAGGAGGGAGCGCGTGAAGGAGGGGTgtggagggcggggtgggggctggAGTGCTGCATTTCTGGAGGAGGTGCTAAACTCCGATCCTGGCCCTTCCCACCTCGCCgccgcagggagggagggggcccgAGCGGGCAGATCCTCTTGGTCCCCTGTCCCTGGCTACCCCCTCCAGAGTTCGCGAGCCTTTCAGCCCCAGATCCTCTGGCCAAGGACTGGTCTAGACGCCCAGAAAGGCAGCAGGACAGTTACCTGTCTCCGGCGGCCCAGGCCGTCTGGGCATCGCTCTGTCTCCCTGGCACCCATCAGCAGCACTTCAACCTGGTCGCGAGCCCCCCTTGAAGGCAGAAGTGATCGGCAGAAGTGGAGGAACGCTCTCAAGAAGGCTTAGCCCCGGCCTCGGTCACTGGGGCTGTCTCCTCCCGTCCAGGGACGACGAGATGGAAGTGATTCTGCGGGTTGTTCGCCACCAACCATTCTCCAAACGTGTGCATAATGAGGGCGAGAGGTTGGCTGTtcgctttcttttcctttgggggTCTGGAAGGAGGAAGGACTGAAGGCACCTGTCAACAGCCTCGAGGCGGGTCTGCGAGTGCCCGCGCCGCGGAGGGGCGCAgctggtgcctggcacaggggaAGGAAGGGCTTGCGGCGGGCCCAGGGTGGGGAGGCGCGCTGTGCGCCCCGGCCCTGCTAGCCCGGCAGCTGCCGGGGGCTGTACAAACCTAGGCTGTTTCTGTTGAGTGGGTTGCGTGTAGCTCGAGAGCAGGAGAAAGACCCAGAGACAAAGACCGACACTGTACCAGGTATTGCTACGGGCTGGAGCTGAGCAGACTCCGGGGGTGAGATTTGGTAACCGTGTTTATTCTGTAAGTGCACAGTTCTGCGCGCATTTGAGCCTGTGTGTGCGCAGAGCTTGTGTGCTGggttgtatgtgtatatgtatgaatGGGTTGCTTGCGGTTTTGCCTGTCGGGGTCCTTTTGTAGTTGTGTCTCCGTGCGGGTCCGCGGCTCGGTGTGTTCCCAGCTGGGCTCCTGCCCCGGGCTCTTAGGCACTAAACAGCAGCGTCGGCGACCTGGCCGTCCCAGCCTAGGTACAGGAGGACTAGTGGCTGTGACTGGGGGCGGGATGGGGAgaatctgaaggaaacaaaaagaaaggggctCCCAGTGACCCCCTTCCCAAGACCCAGTCTCTCTGAGAACCCCAGTCTCCTCCTCCCCTGCTGTATTTCTAGATTAGCTCAGGTCAGCGCACAAGTAGGACGGCCTGAGGGCTTTGACCATCTCGTTGGAGCTGCCAGGAGAAGACAGGCTTCCCCTCTACCTCCTAACCCTCCCTGCCCACACCCCCAGCACCTCACGGTCTCTGAGAATCTCCTCTCCGGATACAGAACCTCTACCACATTGGGCAGAGATGCTAGTAATCGCTCCAAGGTACCCCCCTTAAATTCCCCCAAAAGCCTGCCTGGCAGAAAACAGAAACCCTCTGCCCTAGAGTGAAGCAGTCCCCACCACCACTATGACAAGAAAACTTCTCCATAGAGCCTTCTCCCAGACACGGACCCTCCAAATCATGATAGGACTCAGAACAAAGACAGGACAGAGATCCTTCCCCAAAACACAGAGATTCACTCCTCCAAAGAGgctttgaaaaaaacaaacaaacaaaattaactgATCTCCCAACCCAGAGATTTGCCCTAGAGACAGACCCTCCCCACCACAAACCCCAGATGCTAGGGAAAGAGAGCCTTTTCCCTACAGATTTCTATAGACAAAGATCTCTATCTCCTAATTCTCATCCCTCCCCTTCTATTCTTGGTGAAATTCTTTAGTTGCACAGGAGATAATCTGGGCAGAGACAAGAGTTCCTTAGGGCTCCCTTCCACCCCGTACATACCCAGACCTGAAGATGGTCATTGATGCCTTCTTTGACAAGTGAATCAATAACACATATGTATCAGTTGGTCATTGCCAATTTGTGTGTGGATTTTATGGGGGTCCGGGGTGCTTATCCTGTCTTTCCTTTTCCCTACTGATGTTCACTGTTGTAGGACCCAAGGTGGGCTGTGAAGTTCTTGCAGTATTGAGAAATGAggtcattcattcacccatttattcattcattcagcaaaatttCTCAAAGCTTATTCTGTGTGTGACTCTCTTTTGGCTGAAGATGACACAAGCCTGGTCCCTGTTTCTGCTTCTCACCCCAATTCTTGGGACTGCAGGTGGGGACCCCAGAGAGCACTCAGGCCAGTCACCCTCTCTGCAATGCTTAAACCATCCCTAAAACATCCCAACAGAGCCTCACTTTCATTCTCATTGTACAGAGAAGCAAACCCAAGCCCAGCGGGAAGGTGTCCTGCGCAAGGTCATGCAGAGtccagggcagagctgggctaGGACGAAGGAACCCTGATGCTCCTCCAGTGCGCCTTCCCCTCCATGACCTCATCTTGGAAAATCCTGCCCCATCACGTAcgagctgtgtgacattgggcgaCTCACTTAACATGTCccagcttccatttcctcatcactaaaatgtgaaaataaaaacagaccccTGGAGTTCTTGAGGGAATTCAATGAGATTGGGTATATAAAATTCTTAACATGTGCTAAGGGTCCCAATACATGGtagcaattattttattattattgttgctgtcgCTATAACCCAATGGCCATTTTTCATTGTTTGGGGGAAAGTGAGTGTACGAGAAAAAGCTTGTGATTGGGGCTGAGAGTCGAAGTGAGTTGAATGCACACCCTCTGGCTTTGCCACACCTCTCTGTCCTCACCCCTTCCAGTCCTGGACTGACCTGAAGGGAAAAGAATGAAGGGCAGGAGAAAAGAACGCAGAGGGCAGGGGGCCTGTCAGGCAGCCCCAGGAGACGACCAGGACCACCTAACTATCTGGTATTAAGCTGGGCTGTGCTCTAGTGAAGCCATCAACTTCTGAATTCTCCTACTTGCTCCTCTAGGGGCACCCTCAGGAGAGGAATTTGCAGCTGCTTGGCCCCCTGAGTTGAAACACaacatgtgcatacacacatccACTCACACACAGCTAATGACAAGCCAGTTGACAGATGCACAAAGAAATGAGGACCAACACACAGATCCAAGTACATTAGCAGATTCACACAGCCTAACAGAGCAACACACATGGGTCAGAGACAGGccagcacatacacacactgacAGACACCCAGacacaggaacacacacacacacacacacacacacacacacacacacacacacagattcacaGTGAGATCAATCATCAGGCACCCACAAAAGCAAGAATACCCCTATGTGATCAcgaaagggaaaagaggagagaacaaagagaggaaaggggcagaggagacataaaaaggaacatgCTAGAAGAGGCAGCAGGGAGACAGAGCGGGATGTGCTAGACAGAGACAGCAGCTGGGGGGCACAAAAGAGACAGAGTTGCCACAGCCTTCCACTTGGCCGATGTCAGAACCCAGATCTGTGACTAAGATAATGTGGATGGCGGGTGAGGAGGCAGGAGCTGCCCCTGCTGCCTGTCCTGGGTGTGGGGATGGGGGTTCTCCTCCCAGGACCACACAAAGTCCCACCCTCTTGGGGGACCTGGGCTGCCTGAGAGGGAGCAGTGAAGGACTCCCAGGACTCCTGCCAAGTCCCATGAAGCTAAACCTGTATTCTGGATTGGTCCTGCCACCCGGACCAGGGTTGGGGGGCGGTGGGTGTCCCTCTTCCAAATGAGATTATTCTCTCTATTTTTGATGCCTTCAGTAGCCAAAGGGTTAAACACCTGGCTAGCAGAGATGGAGGCCACTTTGGGGGAATAAATAGGGTTAAATAGAACTGGGCTTATCTCCCAGAGCAGGCAGCACCATGGGGGTGGGGCATGGAGCCCTTGAATTAATGGCCTGGAAAGCCAACATCATGAGCATCGTTTCGGGGCTGAATGATCACAGACAGacccccctcctcttccttttccagaGCATATTCTGTCCGTGAGCCTTTTCCTGCTGTGGGGACAGGCGCTGGCTCTATAAATCACCCTTCCCCCATCAAGCTAGTGCATTGGCTTGAGAAAGTCATGCCCATCTTGCCTCAAACCAGAACCCAATTTCCTGATGCTGAGTCCATGGGCACAAgggggggagagggggcagcAATCCGTGCCCAGAACAAAGACCCTGATTCTTCTCCCTTTGGTGAGACAAATCAGGGGGCACCATGGATGGTGAAGATGCTGCCTCTGCTGGCTCAGGgtgaaacatattaaaatatattaatgactTTGTAAATATTAGCAGTTTTCCTTGTTGAAATAGAGAGCATGCCGTCTCTGGAGGCATGCAGGCCAAGGCTGGATGTCCTCTCAGAGATCATGTGGAGTTCTGCCTCAGGGCAAGGGAGGCTGGATTTCACGAATTCTGGGCTTCTAGGTTCATGTCTTTGTGTGCATGGCTCTGAGAAGAGACCAGGGAGCAGGGGACACTGGGGACCCAGGCCTGGGCCTTGGCAGCCTTGGAAACCAGAGAAAGCTGCCTGGAACTGAAGCAAGAGCCCTGGACTGAACCCTTAGACCAAGGGTTCCTGCCTTTATGAGAACACAGCCTCCTATTACACTGGGAAGCAGGGAGAATGACGACCTCATTCCCCACTGGGTCCCTAGCACACAGTAGACACTGAATAAACATTTGTGGGTTGGATTAAATCCATATCACAAAACCATTTCCCCCCATGAACTTTTAGTATAATTGGTTGAGGAAACACACATAGGCAATGGCCAAAATTTAGCTCTGAATTCTGAGTTCTGTAGCTCTTCTAAACTGATTCATCTTGAATGCTCACATTACCTTCGACATAGTAGGAAGCCGGTCATACATACATGTGTGAGATGTGATTTTTGTTCAGAGAGGGCTTGGGGTACACACCCAGATTCAAAGACTTTTGCAAGACCTCTCAGCAACCGTTAGGAATCTGTGGGTCACCAGTTAT
The sequence above is a segment of the Orcinus orca chromosome 16, mOrcOrc1.1, whole genome shotgun sequence genome. Coding sequences within it:
- the SLC32A1 gene encoding vesicular inhibitory amino acid transporter isoform X2 — its product is MFARMGFQAATDEEAVGFAHCDDLDFEHRQGLQMDILKTEGEPCGDEGAEPPVEGDIHYQRGGGAPLPPSGSKDQSLGAGGEFGGHDKPKITAWEAGWNVTNAIQGMFVLGLPYAILHGGYLGLFLIIFAAVVCCYTGKILIACLYEENEDGEVVRVRDSYVAIANACCAPRFPTLGGRVVNVAQIIELVMTCILYVVVSGNLMYNSFPGLPVSQKSWSIIATAALLPCAFLKNLKAVSRFSLLCTLAHFVINILVIAYCLSRARDWAWEKVKFYIDVKKFPISIGIIVFSYTSQIFLPSLEGNMQQPSEFHCMMNWTHIAACVLKGLFALVAYLTWADETKEVITDNLPGSIRAVVNIFLVAKALLSYPLPFFAAVEVLEKSLFQEGSRAFFPACYGGDGRLKSWGLTLRCALVVFTLLMAIYVPHFALLMGLTGSLTGAGLCFLLPSLFHLRLLWRKLLWHQVFFDVAIFVIGGICSVSGFVHSLEGLIEAYRTNAED
- the SLC32A1 gene encoding vesicular inhibitory amino acid transporter isoform X1; amino-acid sequence: MATLLRSKLSNVATSVSNKSQAKVSGMFARMGFQAATDEEAVGFAHCDDLDFEHRQGLQMDILKTEGEPCGDEGAEPPVEGDIHYQRGGGAPLPPSGSKDQSLGAGGEFGGHDKPKITAWEAGWNVTNAIQGMFVLGLPYAILHGGYLGLFLIIFAAVVCCYTGKILIACLYEENEDGEVVRVRDSYVAIANACCAPRFPTLGGRVVNVAQIIELVMTCILYVVVSGNLMYNSFPGLPVSQKSWSIIATAALLPCAFLKNLKAVSRFSLLCTLAHFVINILVIAYCLSRARDWAWEKVKFYIDVKKFPISIGIIVFSYTSQIFLPSLEGNMQQPSEFHCMMNWTHIAACVLKGLFALVAYLTWADETKEVITDNLPGSIRAVVNIFLVAKALLSYPLPFFAAVEVLEKSLFQEGSRAFFPACYGGDGRLKSWGLTLRCALVVFTLLMAIYVPHFALLMGLTGSLTGAGLCFLLPSLFHLRLLWRKLLWHQVFFDVAIFVIGGICSVSGFVHSLEGLIEAYRTNAED